TCGATCGGCGCCACGGCCAGGGTAAGGCCGCGCGCGCGGACCTGCGGGCGCACCATGGCCTCCGCGCTGGCGGCGACCGCGGCCAGGGAGACGTCCTCCAGCGCGTACTGCACCGACCCCGCCTCCACGCGGGCGTAGTTCAGCACCTCGTTGATGAGGCCCAGCAGGTGCTTCTGGCTCTGCTGGATGCGGCGCAGGTCCTCGCGCTGCTGGCCGGTCACCGGCCCGCGGATCCCCATCTCGATCAGCTCCGCGTACCCGCCGATGGCGTTCAGCGGGGTGCGCAGCTCGTGGCTCATCACCGCCAGGAACTCGCTCTTGGCGCGGTTCGCCTCCTCGGCCGCGGCGCGGGCGCGCTCGGCCTCGGCGCGGGCGGCGCGCTCGGCCTGGTCCAGCCGCACGCGGTCGGTCACGTCCACGTTCACCCCCACCATCCGGAGCGGCGTGCCGTCTTCCGCGTAGAAGAACTCCGCGCTCCCCTCCACCCACCGCACCTCGCCGTCGGGCCGGATGATGCGGAAGCCGAAGTCCATCTCCCGCTCGCCGCGCTCCATCACCGCGGCCATCTCGCGCTCCATCCGCTCGCGGTCCTCGGGAACCACGCGCCGCGCCCACGCCTCGACCGTTCCCTCGAACTCTCCCGGCGCCAGCCCGAAGAGCGCCTCCTCCTCCTCGGTCCAGGTGATCCGGGCGGTGGGGATGTGCCAGTCGAAGGTGCCGATCCCCGCGGCGCGCTGGGCCAGCCGCAGCCGCTCCTCCTTCTCGGCCAGCGCCTCCTCGGCCTCCTTGCGCTCGGTGAGGTCGATGTGGGTGAGGACCACGTGGGTGATGGTTCCCGCCGCGTCGCGCACGGGGTGGAAGTACCCCTGCGTCCACAGCACCCGCCCGCTCCCGCTGCTGGAGACGCGCGAGATGTCGTAGCGCACCGGCGGCGTGGTCACCGTCTCGCCCTGCTCGAAGGCGCGGCGGATGGCGGGGATGGCGCCCGCCGCCCGGAGCTGCGGGTCGTCGAGCACGGTGTAGCCGGCCGGCACCGAGGCCAGCGTGACCCCCCACAGCCGCTCGAAGGCCGCGTTCACCGCCAGCGGCCTGCCGTGCGGGTCGTAGATCACCGTGCTGAACGGCGACTGCGCGAAGAGCGCGGCGCCCAGCCCGGTGCCGGGCGGAAGCGCGCCGTCGCCGGTGGATGGCGGTGAGGGGCCGGACGGGTTCACGGGCGCGTGGAGCCAGGGTTCGGGAAGCCGGGGCGCGCGCGGGCGCCGCGTGGATCGCTCCCCGTTCGCAAGGCGTGCACCGCGCCCGGAACGTAGCAGCCGCGCGCCCCACCAAGTGATTGGGACGGCGGATCTTGCGCGGGCGGGGCCGCCGCGGGCCCGCGGCGAAACCAGACACCCGTAGACATATGGAACACCTTATGCATGGCCCCGGGGCGCGGAATTGGTGGGGATGAGGCCGTTGCATGGGGGCCCATCCCGCCCGTCCGTTTCTCCCGCCCCCCCGCGGGAGCCACGCGCAGGCTGAGGTCTCAACCCT
The Longimicrobium sp. DNA segment above includes these coding regions:
- a CDS encoding ATP-binding protein, whose protein sequence is MNPSGPSPPSTGDGALPPGTGLGAALFAQSPFSTVIYDPHGRPLAVNAAFERLWGVTLASVPAGYTVLDDPQLRAAGAIPAIRRAFEQGETVTTPPVRYDISRVSSSGSGRVLWTQGYFHPVRDAAGTITHVVLTHIDLTERKEAEEALAEKEERLRLAQRAAGIGTFDWHIPTARITWTEEEEALFGLAPGEFEGTVEAWARRVVPEDRERMEREMAAVMERGEREMDFGFRIIRPDGEVRWVEGSAEFFYAEDGTPLRMVGVNVDVTDRVRLDQAERAARAEAERARAAAEEANRAKSEFLAVMSHELRTPLNAIGGYAELIEMGIRGPVTGQQREDLRRIQQSQKHLLGLINEVLNYARVEAGSVQYALEDVSLAAVAASAEAMVRPQVRARGLTLAVAPIEGGLAGRADREKLQQVLLNLLSNAVKFTEPGGSIVLEWEEMGDRVALHVRDTGIGIAPEKLESVFEPFVQVGRALNAPAEGAGLGLAISRDLARGMGGDLVAVSEPGAGSTFTVLLPRAAS